The region AAAGCCTACCTTACTGGCTATTTATATCACTGTCTTAGCTTAGGCTGTTAGAACAAAATACCAGACACTTacggtggcttaaacaacagaaatttattttcttatagttctgcaggctagaagttcaagatcGGGGCACCAGCATGGTCAGTTTCTGGTAAAGGTTCTCTTCCTCGTTTGTAAAAGGCCCCCTTCTCACTGAATCTTCACATGGCCGGAAAAGAAAGGGTGAGTAAAATCTTTGGTGTTTCTTCTTatgaggacactaatcccatcatgaggacaCCCACTCTCATGATCTATTAACCCTGATTAccttccaaaggccccatctGCAAATACCATTAGGAGACTTGGGAGACTccaacatataaattttgagaGGGGAGGACACAAAAatacactaaaagaaaaaatgacactGGGTCCAAATCACtaagtcaataaaacagaaataaacaaatcaacTTGTTTTCAAGTAATTCCAGCAGAAAGCTTCCCTTTTTATTCCTATTATATAGCAATCTAAATCAACAAGAAAAGAACTTCCTAAAAAAATTATGAGCACTAATTTAATTAaacagtaacttttaaaaaccaaagacaaacaATATGACACACACTGTTTTGGtaaaaaactgagaaacagaatattaaccaagaatattaaacaaaaacaacaacttttAGTCCCCCATCCCCTGTTCCTATATCAACTAAAGATTCTTAACTTAAAGCACTTGGATATTCTTGGAAAGTAATATTAAAATGCACAATAACATTTCTGCATTACATTTTCATAGTATTAGAAGAATAGTAAATGCATattcttttattcaaaatatggaaatctgaaatattaaaacaaatttgaCAAAATTATAATTGGTTTGTGCTGGGTTTTACCTAGTTTTAACACAAATAGTGATTTTTATTACATACCACATATATTTGAGggcataagaaatatatttttcttgattGTACAAAATGCTTCACAGCAAAAAGCTTAAATACAACTCTCTAGGAACACTTCCATGTTCTTATCAATGACCATAAAGTGAAGAGAGGATATTTCAAGTTTCTGAGTGTCAGTGTAGGGGAAAGTGGGATGGAAGGTGACTGACATCCACAGTTAGGTGACTGGCAAGGTCATCTAATTAGGAGGCTGCAGAGTTGTGGATGGAACCCAGGATTTTCTTATCTAAAAATGCTGCAGATTCGTGTACTCAAGaagaaggggctgctgctgctgctgctaagttgcttcagtcgtgtccaactctgtgcaaccccattgacggaagcccaccaggctcccccgtccccgggattctccaggcaagaacactggagtgggttgccatttccttttccaatgcatgaaagtgaaaagtgaaagggaagtcgctcagtcgtgtccgactcttaggaccacatggactgcagcccaccaggctcctccgtccatgggattttccaggcaagggtactggagtggggtgccattgccttctccagaagaagggGCTAGGGAATCTAATTACGGCTGTCGAAACTTTCAAAACTCAATTAGGTGTGTGTACGGTCCATTGGTGTCGAGCTTTAACACCTGCCTATTGCCGTAAGTACCGTGTTTCACGACAACCCCAGCTTCAGCACACTTGCTATTAGCAGCTAATTCTTTTTTACAGAGATTCACAAATTGGGAATAAAGTTCTAATCCCTCTTCTTTTCCAGAGTTACAGTGATACTGCATGCTTCTTCCTTTTACTCTACCCCCAAGGGTGGCTTGAGGGATGATAAGAATGTTGCCAGGTAGATCCAATATAGAGACGTGCTTGCCATTTTCTGTTTCACTTAATTTCACATTTAACAGTGTATTaactgggtggggaagaaagggaaaacaaagcaaaaaacaaacatgaagaaaaacaacaatctTCTACTCAGCAAATTTCATGTTGAAAATCCAATTTGTCAGCTCATGCTTTTAACCCAAAGTCTCTATGTAGATTTCAAAAATGGCTTCAGTAAGCTAAATGATCTAAGCATGAAAAACAAGGAAGATTTCAAGCAGAAAATGGCATGATGTTTTAAATCTGACTTGGCAGTTAGGATCTTCCTGCAATAAAATCATCCAGAAAAGACTACAGAATTAACCATATAccagaactttaaaatattgcttccCTGAGGGATATATGAAaagattttgcctttttgttcctttttatatctCAGAGCAAATcctactggaaaagaccatgaaaGATCCTCCACACACATATTATGCTTTATaacaaagaatattaaataaaaaccttagtgcatttattattttaaacttagttGCCTAGAGTTCTAAGCTGAAACAAAGATTCCAGGTTCAATTCTGTTACAAACTAGCTGATTTTGGAGTTTTATAACCTCAAAGGCATTATTAACATAGACTAATCATTTCATCAATACAAACATCACCAGTGGGAGAAGGATAAAGGTGAAAGGTAGAATCATCAGAAATTCAttgtcacaaaaataaaataaaataaattcattgtCAACTGGAAAAGTAAATCCAAAGGCATAGAGTTACTGGCATTATCTTCACATACATACTGGAAAATATAGGATTATTACTTTTATGCCATTTATGGAAAGTACACTCACAGCTAGTAAGAAGTGTCAAAATAACCATAAATGTTTATGTGAGCTAAAAAAAACTAAACTTAGAGAACTTTTACATTTCAACACTGGccagttttcaaa is a window of Bos indicus isolate NIAB-ARS_2022 breed Sahiwal x Tharparkar chromosome 21, NIAB-ARS_B.indTharparkar_mat_pri_1.0, whole genome shotgun sequence DNA encoding:
- the DTD2 gene encoding D-aminoacyl-tRNA deacylase 2 isoform X1; this translates as MADSGRTPQARALLQQCLHARLQVRPAEGDVEAEWVEVQRGLVIYVCFFKGADKELLPKMVNTLLNVKLSETENGKHVSILDLPGNILIIPQATLGGRVKGRSMQYHCNSGKEEGLELYSQFVNLCKKELAANSKCAEAGVVVKHGTYGNRQVLKLDTNGPYTHLIEF